One window from the genome of Chloroherpetonaceae bacterium encodes:
- a CDS encoding TonB-dependent receptor, with the protein MMKQLRRVAILLFSIVLCVSFTNFLNAQNVGSLRGTVKDKATGDPLAGATVQLTSKLGTKTTTDGKFEINVIAEGNYTLSVRYVGYQNYSQSITIKPGDNTVTVSLKEMETVASEIVVTASKGRQEKRLDAPVTIEAVNADALRQTATTSPLGAVAKLKGIDFVERGINTVDITSRGLNTQFNTRMLTLIDGRLATLPGLGLPQFMLAPNPSSDIANIEVVVGPAAALYGPNAHAGVVNMITKNPFDFAGAEVRVKGGNQSLYDVNFRFADYIGDFGFKVTAQLMDAEQFAAGNTFMFVPPGFIGQNQTLANPETPAAIRTSPSTIQQFFDLGYAFRENELTNNRAGLRKVDGGLFYKSEAFNAKLAGGYSQSTGFIGSNFGVLEANQYVINYQNLQLNGILKMGENDLNWFAQVTRTANDAGNSFQIHDKAEWIARQVIAIRSNPATATLSRDQVMALINYSVVDSGAATIDNSSMLDSEFQLRTNLEGFDIVGGFQYRSYMPEASYLSNFVEPLRGQADNVVNLDIDATEIGGYLQIDKKLSDKFRFNVAGRLDKHTYYDLQFSPKVTFLYTASTDHNIRIGYNRAFKVPVILENHLYLFNGGARGNVGGYTVVSGATGLTLQDALNNGGTISAQYGALRPEVVNSVEIGYKGLIDKKLFFDAVAYYSHYENFISPAFAVSNGVTTFAYDQRTGRRVGVVEAANGTPLASGVPGSLTTYFNYGSADIAGVDIGISYYFSANVSLEVSASFITLAASENQFESQGIPLTLNVPTTKYKATLSMRNQIVDGTFLNLHGRHIPGYTFQAGRWNGRLNDRTVVDLTVGYEWRDEGLTFQVGVNNMFDNQTPDVLGSPIMRRFVMGQISKTFGSFFN; encoded by the coding sequence ATGATGAAGCAATTACGACGCGTAGCTATACTGCTATTTTCGATCGTTTTATGCGTGTCTTTCACCAACTTCCTCAACGCCCAAAATGTTGGAAGTTTACGCGGAACCGTAAAAGATAAAGCCACCGGTGATCCGCTCGCCGGCGCAACGGTTCAACTTACCTCAAAGCTTGGAACCAAAACCACCACAGACGGAAAATTCGAAATTAATGTGATTGCCGAAGGGAATTACACGCTAAGTGTGAGATATGTTGGCTACCAAAATTATTCTCAATCCATTACAATTAAGCCCGGGGATAATACTGTAACCGTCTCCTTAAAGGAAATGGAAACCGTAGCCTCTGAAATTGTGGTCACTGCTTCTAAAGGAAGACAAGAAAAGCGTTTAGACGCGCCCGTCACAATTGAAGCTGTGAATGCTGATGCACTTCGTCAAACAGCCACAACTTCGCCACTCGGCGCAGTCGCGAAGTTAAAAGGGATTGATTTTGTCGAGCGCGGTATCAATACTGTTGATATAACTTCGCGCGGGCTAAATACCCAATTCAATACAAGAATGCTGACTCTTATCGATGGCAGATTGGCAACTTTGCCCGGTCTCGGTCTTCCGCAGTTTATGCTTGCCCCGAATCCTTCTTCGGATATTGCCAATATTGAAGTTGTTGTGGGCCCTGCGGCTGCGCTTTATGGCCCAAATGCACACGCCGGAGTTGTAAATATGATTACCAAAAACCCTTTTGATTTTGCAGGAGCTGAAGTTCGGGTAAAAGGGGGAAATCAATCGCTTTATGATGTGAATTTTAGATTCGCAGATTACATCGGAGATTTCGGGTTCAAAGTAACTGCACAGTTAATGGATGCAGAGCAATTTGCAGCCGGAAACACATTTATGTTTGTTCCACCCGGTTTCATTGGTCAAAACCAAACACTTGCGAACCCAGAAACACCAGCGGCCATTAGAACAAGCCCCTCTACCATTCAGCAATTTTTCGACTTAGGTTATGCTTTCCGCGAAAATGAATTGACCAATAACCGTGCGGGTCTAAGAAAAGTTGATGGCGGTTTGTTTTACAAGAGTGAAGCGTTTAATGCAAAACTTGCCGGAGGCTACTCTCAATCTACCGGATTTATCGGTTCAAACTTTGGTGTTCTTGAAGCCAATCAATATGTGATTAACTACCAAAATTTACAATTGAACGGCATTTTGAAAATGGGCGAAAATGATTTGAATTGGTTTGCCCAAGTTACCCGTACAGCCAATGATGCCGGAAATTCTTTTCAAATTCACGATAAAGCGGAGTGGATTGCTCGCCAAGTCATTGCCATTCGTTCAAATCCCGCAACAGCAACGCTTTCACGAGATCAAGTAATGGCATTGATAAACTATTCCGTCGTCGATAGTGGCGCCGCAACCATCGATAATTCTTCGATGCTTGATTCCGAGTTTCAACTTCGCACCAATCTTGAAGGCTTTGATATTGTCGGCGGATTTCAGTACCGTTCCTATATGCCGGAAGCGAGTTATCTCTCTAATTTTGTAGAACCCCTTCGTGGTCAAGCAGATAATGTCGTTAATTTAGACATCGATGCCACTGAAATAGGCGGTTACCTTCAGATTGATAAGAAACTCTCCGATAAATTCCGTTTCAATGTTGCAGGTCGTTTGGATAAGCACACCTATTATGATCTTCAGTTCAGCCCGAAAGTGACTTTTCTTTATACCGCTTCAACAGACCACAATATTCGAATCGGGTATAATCGCGCCTTCAAAGTTCCGGTGATTCTCGAAAATCACTTATACCTCTTTAATGGCGGTGCTCGCGGAAATGTGGGTGGCTATACTGTTGTATCCGGTGCAACCGGTTTGACACTTCAAGATGCTTTGAATAATGGCGGAACAATTTCAGCACAATATGGCGCACTTCGTCCGGAAGTTGTTAATTCAGTTGAAATCGGATACAAAGGGCTTATAGACAAAAAACTCTTCTTTGACGCGGTCGCTTATTATTCACATTATGAAAATTTTATTAGTCCCGCATTTGCCGTTTCAAATGGCGTAACCACTTTTGCCTATGACCAACGAACAGGCCGTAGAGTTGGTGTTGTTGAAGCAGCCAATGGTACCCCGTTGGCATCAGGAGTCCCGGGGTCACTGACGACTTACTTCAATTATGGCTCAGCCGATATTGCCGGCGTTGATATTGGGATTTCCTATTATTTCTCAGCAAACGTGAGCCTTGAAGTCAGCGCTTCTTTTATCACGCTTGCTGCATCAGAAAATCAATTTGAATCACAAGGTATTCCGCTTACCCTTAATGTTCCTACAACAAAGTACAAAGCCACACTTTCAATGAGAAATCAAATTGTGGATGGCACTTTCTTGAACCTGCACGGGCGTCATATTCCGGGTTATACTTTCCAAGCAGGTCGTTGGAATGGTCGTTTAAATGATCGTACAGTCGTTGATCTTACTGTAGGTTATGAATGGCGCGATGAAGGTCTCACGTTCCAAGTCGGGGTTAACAATATGTTTGATAATCAAACGCCTGATGTGTTGGGCTCGCCGATTATGCGTCGTTTCGTGATGGGGCAAATCAGCAAAACTTTTGGAAGTTTTTTTAATTAA
- the rsmD gene encoding 16S rRNA (guanine(966)-N(2))-methyltransferase RsmD has translation MLRIISGEFNRRVIRTIESKDMRPTTDRVRQSLFDFLFHRIDFEGISSLDLYAGSGILGFETLSRGAESVTFVESNIQVTKAIEANCKMLKVESRAILLTMDALQFLDKNDRTFDLIFADPPYRYEYHTQLINLLISKNLLKPDGVFVLEHHATANFSTSPLFCLRKEFGTTVISFFSVNKSIFE, from the coding sequence GTGCTAAGAATTATTTCAGGCGAATTCAACCGTCGTGTGATTCGGACAATTGAATCAAAAGATATGCGTCCAACGACTGACCGCGTTCGGCAATCGCTCTTTGATTTTCTATTTCATCGAATCGATTTCGAAGGAATTTCATCGCTCGATTTGTATGCAGGGAGCGGCATTTTAGGATTTGAAACATTAAGCCGAGGGGCGGAATCAGTTACATTTGTTGAGTCGAATATTCAAGTTACGAAAGCCATTGAAGCTAACTGCAAAATGCTCAAAGTTGAATCTCGTGCGATCCTATTAACGATGGATGCATTGCAGTTTCTTGATAAAAATGACCGTACTTTTGACCTGATTTTCGCTGACCCGCCCTACCGATATGAATATCATACCCAATTAATCAATCTCTTAATTTCGAAAAACCTGCTCAAGCCGGATGGTGTCTTTGTATTAGAACACCACGCTACTGCGAATTTTTCAACTTCTCCGCTATTTTGCTTAAGAAAAGAATTTGGAACGACAGTAATCAGTTTTTTTTCTGTAAATAAATCAATTTTTGAATGA